The Acidiferrobacteraceae bacterium genome contains a region encoding:
- the mfd gene encoding transcription-repair coupling factor: protein MSKPQKNPAAPISPLRPMLPALPGAELQWSRLYGSARGLAIAEAARQHAGPVLVVMPDARTSYQILEEIRFYIAGADLPLLVFPDWESLPYDVVSPHPDIISRRLLTLHRLPELQHGIVIATASTLMHKLCPPEYVSGYSFLLRSGDRLDPGTFRERLVRSGYAAVSQVMEPGEFAIRGGLIDLFPMGAQRPYRIDLFGEEIESLRSFDPRSQRSLETLQEIRLLPAREFAFNEDAIRQFRQAFRARFAGDPQRISLYRDVSQGLIPAGAEYYLPLFHDRLASIFDFLPGNSLCVLDQDSLGSASRFATETEDRYQQLGSDVERPILPPADLFLDPQEFADGIARYSRIVHLPFRDDERSGPATTGDVAVYRTDPPPRLPVDRTSEHPYEALFHYLESVSGRVLVVASSPGRRETLKTLMHDHGLFPVDVTGWAAFRETDDRLAITVADMDRGMVLPEAPVSVITETQLYGERAAQRRRREGRGTETDSVIRSLEELRPGDPVVHEEYGVGRYRGLSTLDVGDGPTEFLTVEYADGDKVYVPVVALHLISRYTATNPEHAPLHKLGSDTWEKAKRRAQEKAYDAAAELLEIHALRAARTGHRFPAPDEQFAAFSDAFPFEETPDQERAIDDVVADMSSPRAMDRLVCGDVGFGKTEVAMRAAFLAVHGATQVALLSPTTLLAQQHFQNFSDRFADLPVRIELLSRFRTKAEQQQTLDRLADGRVDIVVGTHRLLQDDVRFRNLGLVIIDEEHRFGVRQKERLKKLRADVDILTLTATPIPRTLNMAMAELRDISIIATPPQERLSIKTVVLEWNDGLIREACLREIRRGGQVFFLHNEVRTMERVLQRLHDLVPEASIQIAHGQMPESELEQVMLDFYHQRFNVLLCSTIIESGIDIPTANTIIIERADKFGLAQLHQLRGRVGRSHHRAYAYLISPPLAALSTDARKRLQAIEALEELGAGFALASHDLEIRGAGELLGESQSGEIDEVGFAMYSELLNRAVQTLREGKTPDLTDTEVSSGTEINLHVPALLPEDYIPDIHMRLVLYKRISNARSPEQLLQLREEFVDRFGLLPKPATLLYEIAELRLGATALGIRKIDIGPRGARIDFAKSAPVDPGSLINLLQSVPGRYRLEGPQRLRISAELPDAVSRLEAIREVLASLKLADG from the coding sequence GTTTCGCCCCATCCGGACATTATTTCCCGCAGACTGCTTACCCTTCATCGCCTGCCCGAACTTCAGCACGGCATCGTCATTGCCACCGCATCAACCCTGATGCACAAACTGTGCCCGCCCGAGTATGTTTCCGGCTACAGCTTCCTGTTGCGGTCCGGGGACCGGCTGGATCCTGGCACGTTTCGCGAGCGCCTGGTTCGTTCCGGATATGCCGCGGTGAGCCAGGTCATGGAACCGGGAGAGTTTGCCATCCGCGGCGGTCTGATTGACCTGTTTCCCATGGGTGCCCAGCGGCCCTACCGGATCGATCTGTTCGGCGAAGAGATTGAGTCCCTGCGCAGCTTCGATCCCCGCTCCCAGCGCTCCCTGGAGACCCTGCAGGAAATCAGGCTTCTACCCGCCCGCGAATTCGCCTTCAACGAAGATGCGATCCGCCAGTTCCGCCAGGCCTTCCGTGCCCGTTTCGCGGGGGATCCGCAACGCATCTCCCTCTATCGGGATGTCAGCCAGGGGCTGATTCCGGCCGGTGCCGAATACTATCTGCCGCTGTTTCACGATCGGCTTGCCAGCATTTTTGATTTCCTGCCCGGGAACTCCCTGTGCGTTCTCGACCAGGACAGCCTTGGGTCGGCTTCCCGCTTCGCGACCGAGACCGAAGACCGCTACCAGCAGCTTGGCTCGGACGTGGAGCGGCCCATACTTCCGCCGGCGGATCTGTTTCTCGACCCACAGGAATTTGCCGACGGAATCGCCCGCTACTCGCGCATCGTGCACCTGCCGTTTCGGGACGACGAACGGTCCGGCCCCGCTACCACCGGCGATGTGGCCGTGTACCGAACCGACCCCCCGCCCCGGCTGCCGGTGGACCGGACCAGCGAACACCCCTATGAAGCGCTGTTTCACTACCTCGAGTCGGTTTCCGGCCGGGTGCTCGTAGTCGCTTCCAGCCCGGGCCGGAGGGAGACCCTGAAAACCCTGATGCACGACCACGGACTGTTTCCCGTCGATGTCACCGGGTGGGCTGCGTTTCGTGAGACAGACGACAGGCTTGCGATCACGGTTGCGGATATGGACCGGGGCATGGTGTTGCCGGAAGCGCCCGTCAGCGTAATTACCGAAACCCAGCTCTACGGCGAGCGCGCGGCCCAACGGCGTCGGCGCGAGGGAAGAGGAACCGAAACGGATAGCGTCATTCGCAGCCTGGAAGAGCTGCGCCCCGGCGACCCGGTTGTGCACGAGGAGTATGGCGTCGGACGCTATCGCGGCCTTTCGACCCTTGACGTCGGCGATGGACCAACCGAGTTTCTGACGGTGGAATACGCCGACGGTGACAAGGTGTACGTGCCCGTCGTCGCCCTGCACCTGATCAGTCGCTATACGGCGACCAATCCCGAACATGCACCACTGCACAAGCTGGGCTCCGATACCTGGGAGAAGGCCAAACGCCGCGCGCAGGAGAAGGCCTACGATGCAGCGGCCGAACTGCTGGAGATCCATGCCCTGCGCGCCGCGCGCACCGGTCATCGTTTCCCCGCCCCCGACGAGCAATTCGCCGCCTTTTCCGACGCCTTTCCGTTCGAGGAAACACCGGATCAGGAACGCGCGATCGACGACGTGGTCGCCGACATGAGTTCCCCGCGCGCCATGGACCGTCTCGTGTGCGGAGACGTGGGATTTGGCAAGACCGAGGTTGCCATGCGGGCTGCTTTCCTTGCCGTGCACGGGGCCACGCAGGTGGCGCTGCTGTCCCCAACCACTCTGCTGGCGCAACAGCACTTCCAGAATTTTTCCGACCGCTTTGCGGATCTTCCGGTGCGAATTGAACTCCTGTCACGATTCCGCACCAAGGCCGAGCAGCAGCAAACACTGGATCGGCTTGCCGATGGTCGGGTCGATATTGTGGTCGGGACCCACCGTCTTCTCCAGGACGATGTCCGGTTCCGCAATCTGGGCCTGGTGATTATCGACGAAGAACACCGCTTTGGCGTTCGTCAGAAGGAGCGCCTCAAGAAACTCCGGGCCGACGTGGACATCCTGACACTGACCGCGACGCCGATTCCGCGCACTCTCAACATGGCCATGGCAGAATTGCGCGACATCTCCATCATCGCCACTCCTCCCCAGGAACGCCTGTCCATCAAAACGGTTGTGCTGGAATGGAACGATGGACTCATCCGGGAGGCCTGTTTGCGGGAAATCCGGCGCGGCGGCCAGGTGTTTTTCCTGCACAACGAGGTGCGAACCATGGAGCGCGTTCTGCAGCGTCTCCATGATCTGGTTCCGGAGGCAAGCATCCAGATCGCCCACGGACAGATGCCGGAAAGCGAACTCGAACAGGTGATGCTGGATTTCTATCACCAACGCTTCAACGTTCTGCTTTGCAGCACCATCATCGAATCGGGTATCGACATTCCGACTGCAAATACCATCATCATCGAGCGCGCGGACAAGTTTGGTCTGGCGCAACTCCATCAGTTGCGCGGACGGGTGGGACGATCCCACCACCGCGCCTATGCCTACCTCATTTCCCCACCGCTTGCGGCTCTCAGCACCGATGCGCGCAAGCGCCTGCAGGCGATCGAGGCCCTGGAAGAACTGGGTGCCGGTTTCGCCCTCGCCTCCCACGATCTCGAAATCCGTGGGGCCGGCGAACTGCTGGGCGAATCGCAGAGTGGCGAGATCGATGAAGTTGGATTTGCCATGTACTCGGAGTTGCTCAACCGGGCGGTGCAGACCCTGCGCGAGGGAAAGACCCCGGATCTAACCGATACCGAGGTGTCCAGCGGGACCGAGATCAACCTGCATGTTCCGGCCCTGCTGCCTGAAGACTACATACCCGACATTCACATGCGCCTGGTTCTCTACAAGCGCATCAGCAATGCCCGTTCGCCCGAACAGCTCCTGCAACTGCGCGAGGAGTTTGTCGACCGCTTCGGCTTGCTGCCGAAGCCGGCCACCCTGTTGTACGAGATCGCCGAACTGCGGCTTGGTGCAACTGCCCTGGGTATACGCAAGATCGATATCGGTCCCCGCGGCGCACGGATCGATTTCGCCAAATCGGCACCCGTCGATCCGGGCAGTTTGATCAACCTGTTGCAATCGGTCCCGGGCAGGTATCGACTGGAAGGGCCGCAACGACTGCGTATCAGTGCCGAACTGCCCGATGCAGTCAGCCGCCTGGAGGCCATCCGCGAGGTGCTGGCATCCCTGAAACTGGCGGACGGCTGA